From the Zonotrichia albicollis isolate bZonAlb1 chromosome Z, bZonAlb1.hap1, whole genome shotgun sequence genome, one window contains:
- the AK6 gene encoding adenylate kinase isoenzyme 6 produces MRRPNLLITGTPGVGKTTLGKELASRAGLSYVNVGDLAKEGELYEGFDEEYNCPILDEDRVVDELEARMSEGGVIVDYHGCDFFPERWFHIVLVLRTDNSCLYDRLHSRGYTGKKLQDNIQCEIFQTLYEEAVLSYKKEIVHQLPSNTPEDLERNLDLIMQWIEQWMKDNN; encoded by the exons ATGAGGCGGCCCAACCTGCTCATCACCG GCACGCCGGGAGTTGGGAAAACCACGCTGGGAAAGGAGCTGGCctccagagctgggctgagctACGTCAACGTGGGGGACCTGGCCAAGGAAg gagagctgTATGAAGGCTTTGATGAGGAGTACAACTGCCCCATCCTGGATGAGGACAGG gtggtggaCGAGCTGGAGGCCAGGATGAGCGAGGGAGGGGTGATTGTGGATTACCACGGCTGTGACTTCTTCCCCGAGCGCTGGTTCCACATCGTGTTGGTGCTGCGCACAGACAACTCCTGTCTGTACGACAGGCTGCACAGCAG GGGCTACACGGGCAAGAAGCTGCAGGACAACATTCAGTGCGAAATTTTTCAGACTCTGTATGAGGAAGCTGTGTTGTCCTATAAAAAGGAAATTGTGCACCAGTTACCCAGCAACACTCCAGAGGACCTAGAGAGAAATTTGGATCTGATTATGCAATGGATTGAGCAATGGATGAAGGACAATAACTGA